One Phocaeicola dorei genomic region harbors:
- a CDS encoding SusC/RagA family TonB-linked outer membrane protein, producing MKNMKKNPKQNRESSLMRSPLILGLSMVLCIPVAYSHAKSSNIVNNESVQSILQRRTIKGQIIDENNEPLIGVSVTVKGANTIGTITDFDGNYTLDVPAGKNSLEISYIGYKTQEITIGKNTQLNIKMQPDTQTLDEVVVVGYGTVKKRDLTGAVASVKSEDIVRMPTSNVLEAIQGQVAGLDITRSSGEAGSGVNMTLRGTRSINGDNSPLFIIDGMEGSYDELNPNDIASIEVLKDASSTAVYGAAGANGVIIITTKTPKKDKFSIDLDAYYGWNVISSFPEVNRGEDYINFRREAQRTVGAWNSPADDGNLFPSYMQKYIDNNQWVDWFDLASQTGITNSYNLSTSYSNDRVTSYFSLGYYNLEGLLKGDELERYSARAKIDFKANEMVKYGLNLYAMYSENDKRYSRIWNRILCMPPLGTPYDEDGNLVDYPLGDGNMNPLADMGEDQYVNNVKTLSVAPQIYVELTPLKGLSFKSLLGGYFRNVKESKYTGTKSYQGLESGLVQATIPNTFTYNYKWQNILTYNFKIKEDHDFTITGVTEWSKDQKEKATATANKFDTDSYLYHNLGAATGTPTVSSSYVGSQKMSYVARINYSYKGRYLLTLSSRWDGSSILADGNKWDMFPAGAIAWRISDEPFMQNVKAVSNLKLRASYGVTGNAGASEYATLDYSRTGIIGFQDVGVPYSGYSQSIANKSLGWEKSYMTDLGFDLGLFSDRLNVAFDWYRTDTKDILFEKNLPYATGGYGSSPFKIWSNVGETRNTGVELSITSRNFVGPKFQWSTTLAFSTNKEEVIKTTSEGPLQFGDYYLIPGEAIKTYYGYKYAGIWGTAEAEEVAKYSQKPGQVHIAENGTPDYKLNADDYYVLGSATPKWSGSLLNNFNYKNFDLSILLIARWDWTIPYGLTGWYRTDGLTPSPTVCDYWTPENQSARYPRPDASITNGQDPYQQWANYFDGSYLKVKTISLGYTFPKKWLDAVKINKMRIYFTANNPFIFTKCDYLQNYDPEKGGNDDDAPLSKQYVFGVNISF from the coding sequence ATGAAAAACATGAAGAAAAATCCAAAACAAAACAGGGAAAGCAGCCTTATGCGTAGTCCCCTTATTTTAGGATTGTCAATGGTCCTATGCATACCGGTTGCCTATTCGCATGCAAAGTCAAGTAACATAGTGAACAATGAATCGGTTCAATCGATCCTGCAAAGACGTACTATCAAAGGTCAAATTATTGATGAGAACAATGAACCTTTAATTGGAGTATCCGTCACTGTAAAAGGCGCAAATACTATAGGAACCATCACTGACTTTGACGGAAATTATACATTGGATGTACCCGCAGGAAAAAACAGTCTTGAAATATCTTATATAGGATATAAAACCCAAGAAATAACCATTGGCAAAAACACACAATTGAATATCAAAATGCAGCCTGATACTCAAACATTGGATGAAGTGGTAGTGGTAGGATACGGCACTGTAAAAAAGAGAGATTTGACTGGAGCTGTTGCTTCCGTAAAAAGTGAGGATATTGTCCGAATGCCAACCAGCAATGTACTAGAGGCTATTCAAGGACAGGTGGCAGGTTTGGATATCACTCGCAGTAGTGGAGAAGCCGGTTCCGGAGTGAACATGACCCTACGTGGCACACGCTCCATCAATGGTGACAATAGCCCGTTATTCATCATTGACGGCATGGAAGGCTCTTACGATGAATTGAATCCGAATGATATCGCTTCTATTGAAGTACTGAAAGATGCCTCCTCTACAGCTGTTTATGGTGCTGCCGGAGCAAATGGAGTTATCATCATCACCACCAAAACTCCTAAAAAAGATAAATTCTCCATCGATCTGGATGCCTACTATGGTTGGAATGTCATCTCCAGCTTCCCCGAAGTAAATCGTGGAGAGGATTACATTAACTTCCGCAGAGAAGCACAAAGAACGGTAGGTGCCTGGAACAGCCCGGCCGATGACGGGAATCTTTTTCCCAGCTATATGCAAAAATATATAGACAACAATCAATGGGTGGACTGGTTTGATTTAGCTTCACAAACCGGTATCACCAATAGCTACAATCTAAGCACATCTTATTCTAATGACCGGGTCACCTCTTATTTTTCTTTAGGATATTACAATTTGGAAGGATTATTGAAAGGAGACGAACTGGAACGCTACTCGGCACGTGCCAAAATAGATTTTAAAGCCAATGAAATGGTAAAATACGGACTAAACCTATATGCCATGTATTCTGAAAATGACAAGCGTTACAGCCGTATATGGAACCGTATTCTCTGTATGCCACCATTGGGTACTCCTTATGATGAAGACGGCAATCTGGTAGACTACCCGTTGGGAGACGGCAACATGAATCCTTTGGCGGATATGGGAGAAGACCAATATGTAAATAATGTGAAGACATTGAGCGTAGCCCCACAGATTTATGTAGAATTGACTCCACTAAAAGGACTTTCATTCAAAAGTCTGTTAGGCGGATATTTCCGGAATGTGAAAGAAAGTAAGTATACCGGCACAAAATCATATCAGGGACTAGAAAGCGGACTAGTTCAGGCCACTATCCCAAACACCTTCACTTATAATTATAAATGGCAGAATATTCTGACTTATAACTTCAAAATAAAAGAGGATCACGATTTCACAATAACCGGAGTCACTGAATGGTCAAAAGACCAAAAAGAAAAAGCGACCGCCACTGCCAACAAATTTGATACGGATTCTTATCTATACCATAATTTAGGTGCCGCAACCGGTACACCCACAGTTTCTTCTTCTTATGTAGGTAGCCAAAAAATGTCCTATGTCGCCCGCATTAACTATAGCTATAAAGGACGTTACCTATTGACATTAAGCAGCCGCTGGGACGGTTCATCCATCTTGGCAGATGGAAACAAGTGGGATATGTTCCCCGCAGGAGCTATTGCCTGGCGCATTAGTGATGAACCCTTCATGCAGAATGTAAAAGCTGTTTCCAATCTGAAATTACGCGCCAGTTACGGTGTCACCGGTAATGCCGGTGCTTCAGAATACGCCACATTAGATTACAGCCGCACAGGCATTATCGGATTTCAAGATGTAGGAGTCCCTTATAGCGGTTATTCCCAATCTATCGCCAACAAGAGTCTGGGATGGGAAAAATCTTATATGACAGATCTGGGATTCGACTTGGGATTATTCAGTGACAGACTGAACGTGGCGTTCGACTGGTACCGGACAGATACTAAAGATATTTTATTCGAGAAAAACCTGCCCTATGCAACGGGAGGTTATGGCTCCTCTCCTTTCAAAATATGGTCTAATGTAGGCGAAACACGTAATACAGGTGTGGAATTAAGCATTACCAGCCGTAACTTTGTCGGACCTAAATTCCAATGGAGCACCACACTGGCATTCTCAACCAACAAGGAAGAAGTGATAAAAACAACCAGCGAAGGCCCGCTTCAGTTCGGAGACTACTACCTGATTCCCGGTGAGGCAATCAAAACTTATTACGGATACAAGTATGCCGGAATATGGGGTACAGCCGAAGCAGAAGAAGTAGCCAAGTACAGTCAGAAACCCGGACAAGTCCATATCGCAGAAAATGGTACTCCCGATTACAAACTGAATGCGGATGACTATTATGTTCTAGGAAGCGCTACACCGAAATGGTCGGGCAGTTTACTTAATAATTTCAATTATAAGAATTTCGACCTAAGCATTTTGTTGATTGCCCGGTGGGACTGGACAATCCCTTACGGTCTGACCGGATGGTATCGTACAGACGGTCTGACGCCTTCACCTACTGTATGTGACTACTGGACTCCTGAAAATCAAAGTGCCCGCTATCCCCGTCCGGATGCAAGTATTACAAACGGACAGGACCCGTATCAACAATGGGCTAATTATTTTGATGGTTCCTACTTGAAAGTAAAAACTATTTCACTAGGTTATACATTTCCCAAAAAATGGTTGGATGCCGTAAAGATTAACAAAATGCGTATATATTTTACCGCAAACAATCCGTTCATTTTTACAAAGTGTGACTACTTACAAAACTATGATCCCGAAAAGGGAGGAAATGATGACGACGCACCGTTGTCTAAACAATACGTATTTGGCGTTAATATCTCATTCTAA
- a CDS encoding RagB/SusD family nutrient uptake outer membrane protein, which produces MKKHKLLSISAVIMMLSVYGCSLDEFNPSGISTEQEWSTPAGYEKKVNDCYFDLVRIVYGQAEDTYLMVAEGGTDIWQDTNPDGTNGNWSKLLRYEDYGASNGMLNEGYAGFYGILSACNAAVHYADKVEGLSETRINELVSEARFIRAHALYNIVEQWGGKYLPLEPMNSPISVLPCSSVNDFYKVILEDLEFAMKNLPITQEVKGHVTRAAAYHLYAKACLTFSTYTDGLGNTTALTESESKAYLEKAKTAADYLIQNAGSLGVKLYDNVEAVFDENNNKNNEEALFIVCHSTITAYNPRGNYFNRVWKHSEAYNNNTSGIYLSGMTPSYATNINGYEVPKLAKGNCYMEPSKYMLDLYGEKDGRYKAFFKDTYYVNNATNSTKNGYTWNEADAQRYGLSTSRVGNSAYDITLGDTAVYLSRKTYTQAERDACRYAIFNLEDNYANTKSPLKFFPSLKKADCPSLYAGSNASKPYSSADCIVYRLGETYLLSAEIDWRLGNNQSAAERLNILRNRACKGHDHSMDITASEVTQDFLLDEYAREMIGEWNRWMTLKRFRAFESRITKANPQITKFDKNIHYLRPIPTAELLLIDNANEYQNPGY; this is translated from the coding sequence ATGAAAAAACATAAATTACTCTCTATATCAGCCGTAATCATGATGTTGTCTGTCTACGGCTGTAGCCTGGATGAATTTAATCCCTCCGGCATCTCTACAGAACAAGAATGGTCTACCCCGGCAGGCTATGAAAAGAAAGTGAACGACTGTTACTTTGACCTGGTCCGCATAGTTTATGGTCAGGCAGAAGACACCTATCTAATGGTTGCAGAAGGTGGAACAGACATTTGGCAAGATACGAATCCCGATGGTACCAACGGTAACTGGAGCAAACTACTCCGTTATGAAGATTACGGTGCTTCCAACGGTATGTTGAATGAAGGATATGCGGGTTTCTATGGTATATTGAGTGCATGTAATGCAGCTGTCCATTATGCCGACAAAGTGGAAGGTCTAAGCGAAACAAGAATCAACGAGTTGGTCAGCGAAGCAAGGTTTATCCGTGCCCATGCCTTATATAATATTGTAGAGCAATGGGGAGGTAAATACCTGCCATTGGAGCCTATGAACAGTCCTATTTCCGTTCTTCCTTGCAGTTCGGTTAATGATTTTTATAAAGTAATTCTGGAAGATCTGGAATTCGCCATGAAAAATCTTCCTATCACACAGGAAGTAAAAGGGCACGTGACACGTGCAGCCGCTTATCATTTATATGCCAAAGCCTGCCTCACCTTCTCGACCTACACAGATGGTTTAGGCAATACTACTGCCTTGACGGAAAGCGAAAGTAAAGCCTATCTGGAAAAAGCGAAGACAGCGGCAGATTATCTGATTCAAAATGCAGGCTCACTGGGGGTCAAGCTCTATGATAACGTAGAAGCTGTATTTGATGAGAACAATAACAAAAATAATGAAGAAGCACTGTTTATTGTCTGCCACTCTACCATTACGGCTTATAATCCTCGTGGAAACTATTTCAACCGTGTATGGAAACACTCCGAAGCATACAATAACAATACCTCAGGTATCTATCTTTCGGGCATGACACCCAGTTACGCCACAAATATCAACGGATACGAAGTTCCCAAACTGGCTAAAGGTAACTGCTATATGGAACCAAGCAAGTATATGCTTGATCTATATGGAGAGAAAGACGGTCGCTATAAAGCTTTCTTCAAAGACACTTATTATGTGAATAACGCTACGAACAGTACCAAGAACGGATATACATGGAACGAAGCCGATGCACAAAGATACGGTCTATCCACCAGCAGGGTCGGTAATTCTGCCTATGATATCACTTTAGGAGATACGGCTGTCTATTTATCTCGTAAGACCTATACACAAGCCGAAAGAGACGCTTGCCGCTATGCCATTTTCAACTTGGAAGACAACTATGCCAATACAAAAAGTCCTCTGAAGTTTTTCCCAAGTCTGAAGAAAGCAGATTGTCCTAGCCTATATGCCGGTTCAAATGCCTCCAAACCTTATTCCTCAGCAGACTGTATTGTTTATCGTTTAGGAGAAACCTACTTGCTATCAGCCGAAATTGACTGGAGATTAGGCAACAACCAAAGTGCTGCCGAAAGACTGAACATACTTCGGAACCGTGCCTGTAAAGGACATGACCATAGTATGGATATCACAGCTTCGGAAGTTACCCAAGATTTCTTGTTGGATGAATATGCGCGTGAAATGATAGGTGAATGGAACCGTTGGATGACCTTGAAAAGATTCCGTGCTTTCGAGAGCCGTATCACAAAAGCTAACCCGCAAATCACAAAATTCGATAAGAACATTCACTATTTACGCCCCATTCCCACAGCCGAATTATTGCTGATTGATAATGCTAATGAATATCAGAATCCGGGATATTAA
- the rfbB gene encoding dTDP-glucose 4,6-dehydratase, producing MKTYLVTGAAGFIGANYLKYILAKHDDIRVVVLDALTYAGNLGTIASDIDNERCFFVKGDICDRDLADQLFAEYKFDYIVNFAAESHVDRSIENPQLFLQTNILGTQNLLDAARRAWVTGKDENGYPTWRKDVRYHQVSTDEVYGSLGAEGFFTETTPLCPHSPYSASKTSADMIVMAYRDTYKMPVTITRCSNNYGPYHFPEKLIPLIIKNILEGKKLPVYGDGKNVRDWLYVEDHCKAIDLVLRKGREGEVYNVGGHNEKENIEIVKLTIATIHRMMTETPEYRKILKKKELNDKGEISIDWINESLITFVKDRLGHDQRYAIDPTKITNELGWYPETKFETGIVKTIQWYLENQAWVENVTSGDYQKYYERMYKNR from the coding sequence ATGAAGACTTATCTCGTTACAGGAGCTGCCGGATTTATCGGAGCCAACTATTTAAAATACATCCTGGCCAAACATGATGACATCAGGGTGGTGGTACTGGATGCCTTGACTTATGCCGGCAATCTGGGAACTATTGCATCAGACATTGATAATGAACGTTGTTTCTTCGTAAAAGGAGATATATGTGACCGTGATTTGGCAGACCAACTATTCGCAGAATACAAGTTTGACTACATCGTGAATTTTGCAGCAGAAAGCCATGTAGACCGCAGTATTGAAAACCCACAATTGTTTCTGCAAACTAATATTTTGGGAACCCAAAACCTGCTGGATGCGGCCCGCCGTGCTTGGGTGACGGGAAAAGATGAGAATGGTTATCCCACCTGGCGCAAAGATGTACGTTACCACCAGGTATCTACAGATGAGGTATACGGCAGCCTAGGAGCAGAAGGTTTCTTTACTGAAACAACTCCTTTATGTCCACACAGCCCATATAGTGCCTCCAAGACAAGCGCTGATATGATTGTCATGGCTTATCGTGATACTTACAAAATGCCGGTAACCATTACCCGCTGTTCCAATAATTACGGTCCGTACCATTTTCCTGAAAAACTGATTCCACTAATCATTAAAAACATTTTGGAAGGAAAGAAACTTCCCGTATATGGTGACGGAAAGAATGTACGAGACTGGTTATATGTAGAAGACCATTGCAAAGCCATCGATTTGGTTCTGCGCAAGGGCCGCGAAGGGGAAGTATATAATGTAGGCGGACACAATGAGAAAGAAAACATAGAGATAGTAAAACTTACCATAGCCACTATTCACCGGATGATGACGGAAACTCCCGAATATCGCAAAATCTTGAAGAAAAAAGAGTTGAACGACAAAGGTGAGATCTCTATCGACTGGATTAACGAATCATTAATCACCTTTGTCAAAGACCGTTTGGGACATGACCAACGTTACGCTATCGATCCTACCAAAATCACTAATGAATTAGGATGGTATCCTGAAACAAAATTCGAAACCGGTATTGTAAAAACAATCCAATGGTATCTGGAAAATCAAGCATGGGTGGAAAATGTAACAAGTGGCGATTACCAAAAGTATTATGAAAGAATGTATAAAAACCGATAA
- a CDS encoding metallophosphoesterase family protein → MTRIGLLSDTHAFWDDKYLKYFENCDEIWHAGDIGSVEVARKLSAFRPFRAVYGNIDGQDIRRLYPQTNRFTVDGAEVLIKHIGGYPGNYDPSIRGSLLVKPPQLFISGHSHILKVKYDKTLDMLHINPGAAGISGFHKVRTLVRFCIDNGEFKDLEVIELADKL, encoded by the coding sequence ATGACAAGAATCGGATTATTATCGGATACTCATGCATTTTGGGATGACAAATACTTGAAATACTTTGAGAATTGTGATGAAATATGGCACGCCGGAGACATTGGCTCGGTGGAAGTCGCCCGGAAACTGTCCGCTTTCCGCCCCTTCCGGGCAGTATATGGAAACATTGACGGGCAGGACATACGCAGACTTTATCCTCAAACCAACCGCTTCACCGTAGATGGTGCGGAGGTGTTGATAAAGCATATAGGCGGATATCCGGGCAACTATGATCCTTCCATCCGCGGCAGCCTGCTGGTGAAACCTCCCCAGCTTTTTATCAGCGGACATTCGCATATATTAAAGGTGAAATATGACAAGACACTGGATATGTTACACATCAACCCGGGAGCAGCAGGCATTTCCGGATTTCATAAAGTGAGAACATTGGTACGTTTTTGTATCGATAATGGAGAATTTAAAGATTTAGAAGTAATAGAACTAGCGGATAAGTTGTAA
- a CDS encoding glycoside hydrolase family 2 TIM barrel-domain containing protein, with amino-acid sequence MMKIRSILTGIAISLSLAGMAQSQYDGAPVNRSANETSTDNVEVRRNKYPRSDNDWENFDVLHINRLPSAANFMGYPTKELALQGDKSQSPYFQSLNGTWKFHFVPRSDERPMDFFQKGYDVSGWDDIKVPSNWELQGFGYPFYVGSGYGIKKNPPLIAVENSPVGSYRRTFTIPAHWNKRQIILYFGGVASAFYVWVNGEKVGYSQDSKTPSEFDITPYVKQGENEIAVQVFKFSDGYYLEDQDYWRFAGIQRDVYVYARSATHVRDYEVVTDLDGEYKNADFHLFVELGKAGEGKIKGAEVEVSLLEKSGKSIYNERKRWNAADRELHFKKEVREPLLWSAEKPNLYRLLITLRVNGKPEQYISQYVGFRKSEIKHAQLLINGKPVYIKGVNRHEHDPYNGHVVDEASMLRDIQLMKENNINSVRTSHYPNDPRWYELCDIYGMYVVDEANIESHGMGYKPDQCLANQPEWEKAFIDRTERMFERDKNHPCVIIWSLGNETGEGCNFAATYKWVHTNDRSQRPVHSEDGIKGPYTDIFCPMYKKIDVLINHSLYLPSKPLILCEYAHAMGNSEGNLQDYWDVIEKYPSLQGGHIWDWVDQGLYAKTPDGKFYWAYGGDLAPKGTPSSANFCMNGLIAADRTLKPHIHEVKKVYQNIAFSLLDYHEGWVELRNKYFFTDLSDFNFTWKLEGNGELLATGTIDNVSLAPRQTGKFKTSFPAIQVKPGVEYFLNFYASLKNEDGLLKAGTKLADAQVSLPFYQPFVAEVQSSPVIADDAASLLTLTAGNLSVGFDKETGALTSYKEGSTELIKEALRPNFWRPVTDNDMGNGMNKTLRPWRDAGRQAKLLSMKQKALGKEVYEVVSHYKLPVGESDFIVTYHFSGKGYLDVNCTFIPGNDTLPLLPRMGVSITLNRQFSQMEWLGRGPHENYIDRNTSSYVGLYKGSVADQYFPYDRPQENGNKTEVRWMSLTDTAGQGLMVVGQPYVSTSAYLFPTEDLDEPGLRKSQRHLSDIQFKDMVTWNIDLKQMGVGGDTSWGAYPHQPYLIPAERMSFSFRFCPAKQNGVSGNRQYLNFK; translated from the coding sequence ATGATGAAAATTCGTTCTATATTGACAGGGATTGCCATATCTTTGTCGTTGGCAGGTATGGCACAATCCCAATATGACGGTGCTCCGGTAAACAGGAGCGCTAACGAAACGAGCACAGACAATGTAGAAGTGCGTAGAAACAAATACCCCCGTTCGGATAATGATTGGGAGAATTTTGATGTGCTTCATATCAATCGTCTGCCTTCGGCGGCTAATTTTATGGGATACCCCACTAAAGAATTGGCATTGCAGGGTGATAAATCACAATCTCCTTACTTCCAATCCTTGAACGGAACATGGAAATTTCATTTTGTACCCCGTTCGGATGAACGACCGATGGACTTCTTCCAAAAAGGATATGATGTTTCAGGTTGGGATGATATTAAAGTTCCTTCCAATTGGGAGCTTCAAGGGTTCGGCTATCCTTTTTATGTAGGCAGTGGGTATGGTATAAAGAAGAATCCACCATTGATTGCAGTGGAAAACAGCCCGGTTGGCTCTTATAGACGTACTTTTACTATTCCTGCCCATTGGAATAAACGTCAGATTATTCTTTATTTCGGAGGAGTGGCTTCTGCTTTTTATGTGTGGGTGAATGGTGAAAAAGTAGGTTACTCTCAGGATTCCAAAACACCTTCGGAGTTTGATATTACGCCGTATGTAAAACAAGGGGAGAATGAAATAGCCGTACAGGTTTTCAAGTTCAGTGACGGATACTATCTGGAAGATCAGGATTACTGGCGTTTTGCCGGCATACAGCGTGATGTTTATGTGTATGCCCGATCCGCAACTCATGTGCGTGACTATGAAGTGGTTACCGATCTTGACGGGGAATACAAGAATGCTGACTTTCATCTTTTTGTAGAGTTGGGCAAAGCAGGAGAAGGTAAAATAAAAGGGGCTGAAGTGGAAGTAAGCCTGTTGGAGAAATCGGGTAAAAGTATCTACAATGAGCGTAAGCGTTGGAATGCTGCCGATCGGGAACTTCATTTTAAAAAGGAAGTGAGAGAACCTTTGTTATGGAGTGCGGAGAAACCAAATCTGTATAGATTGCTGATTACTTTGCGTGTAAATGGCAAACCGGAACAATATATTTCCCAATACGTCGGTTTCCGTAAATCCGAAATCAAACATGCTCAATTGCTGATAAATGGCAAGCCGGTCTATATAAAAGGAGTAAACCGACACGAACACGATCCTTATAACGGTCATGTGGTAGATGAGGCATCCATGCTGCGTGATATTCAATTGATGAAAGAGAATAATATCAACAGTGTACGAACCTCTCATTATCCCAACGATCCCCGCTGGTATGAATTATGTGATATTTATGGTATGTATGTGGTTGATGAGGCCAATATCGAGAGCCATGGCATGGGATATAAGCCCGATCAATGCCTAGCTAACCAGCCCGAATGGGAGAAAGCTTTCATAGACCGCACGGAACGTATGTTCGAGCGTGACAAAAACCATCCTTGTGTCATTATCTGGTCATTGGGTAATGAAACCGGTGAGGGATGTAACTTCGCGGCTACCTATAAATGGGTACATACCAATGACCGTTCACAGCGTCCCGTGCATTCGGAAGACGGAATAAAGGGACCTTATACCGATATTTTCTGTCCAATGTATAAAAAGATAGATGTATTGATCAATCATTCTCTCTATCTTCCGTCCAAACCGCTGATTCTATGTGAATATGCCCATGCTATGGGCAACAGTGAAGGAAATCTTCAGGATTATTGGGATGTGATAGAGAAATATCCCTCTTTACAGGGCGGACATATCTGGGACTGGGTAGATCAGGGCTTGTATGCAAAGACGCCGGATGGAAAATTCTATTGGGCATACGGAGGTGACCTGGCTCCGAAAGGTACTCCAAGTTCTGCCAATTTCTGTATGAACGGTCTGATTGCCGCCGACCGTACCTTGAAGCCGCATATCCATGAAGTGAAAAAAGTATATCAAAATATAGCATTCTCTTTATTGGATTATCATGAGGGATGGGTAGAGTTACGTAACAAGTACTTCTTTACGGATTTAAGTGATTTCAATTTTACTTGGAAGCTGGAGGGGAATGGTGAACTTTTGGCTACCGGAACTATTGATAATGTATCCCTGGCTCCTCGGCAGACGGGTAAGTTTAAGACTTCTTTTCCAGCCATACAGGTAAAACCCGGTGTGGAGTATTTCTTGAATTTCTATGCCAGTTTGAAAAATGAGGATGGTCTGCTGAAAGCCGGAACAAAACTGGCTGATGCCCAGGTGAGTCTTCCATTTTATCAGCCGTTTGTTGCTGAGGTTCAGTCTTCACCGGTGATAGCAGATGATGCGGCTTCGTTGTTGACACTTACAGCCGGTAATCTGAGCGTAGGTTTTGATAAGGAAACCGGTGCTTTGACTTCTTATAAAGAGGGAAGTACGGAACTGATAAAAGAAGCTTTACGTCCTAATTTCTGGCGTCCTGTGACGGATAATGATATGGGAAATGGCATGAATAAAACCTTGCGTCCGTGGCGTGATGCGGGGCGTCAGGCAAAACTGTTGTCCATGAAACAAAAGGCGTTGGGTAAAGAAGTTTATGAGGTTGTTTCTCATTATAAGTTGCCTGTAGGAGAGTCTGATTTTATCGTTACCTATCATTTTTCGGGAAAAGGGTATTTGGATGTGAACTGTACTTTCATTCCGGGTAACGATACATTGCCTTTATTGCCTCGGATGGGGGTTAGTATTACACTGAACAGGCAGTTTAGTCAGATGGAATGGCTGGGACGTGGTCCTCATGAGAATTATATAGACCGGAATACTTCTTCTTATGTAGGTCTGTACAAGGGAAGTGTGGCCGATCAGTATTTCCCGTATGACCGTCCGCAGGAAAACGGTAATAAGACTGAAGTCCGTTGGATGAGCCTGACAGATACCGCCGGACAGGGATTGATGGTTGTCGGACAGCCTTATGTCAGCACCAGTGCTTATCTGTTCCCTACAGAAGATTTAGATGAGCCAGGTCTTCGTAAATCGCAGCGTCATTTATCTGATATCCAGTTCAAGGATATGGTGACATGGAACATTGACCTGAAACAGATGGGAGTGGGTGGTGACACCAGTTGGGGGGCTTATCCTCATCAGCCTTATTTGATTCCGGCTGAACGTATGTCGTTCTCCTTCCGTTTCTGTCCTGCAAAACAGAATGGGGTATCGGGAAACCGGCAATATTTGAATTTTAAGTAA